TGGCTTTTGATGAGTCGCCGTATCCGCCGCCTGAGGCGTGGACGCCTGAGCGTCGGGGTTCGGCTGATTCGTTGATGGTTTGGAAGTGGGTgcggtttggggcgaggGATTTGGGGCCGTGGAATACTTCGTGGTCGTAGAGCTATGTGGTTATGTAGTTGGTTTGGGTTACGATGGGATATGCTGTTCACGTCGGTGATTTGGTTTATTGCATTGTACACCATGAGAGATGCCTTATCTACAAATCATTGGAGATTATTACCAATTTGCAAAACACATCATGATATGGTCGCGAGATATGAAAACTATTCAATAATAACGATTCGCCCGGCAGACGAGCCGGTTGGCAAAGAGGATGAGATGACCGCCTCGTTTGCCATGTTAAATGCCATGTTGGTGTTTAGGTCCGAGGAAAGGCTTACTGCGGCAGAAATTCCGGAGACTGAATGGATACGAAAATGGCTCTCCTAGTGTCTACAACTTCGCTGATTCGTGACGTGTTACTACAATTGGACAACCCAAAACAAAGTGACACAATCTAGAATTTATAGAGTGCAGACTTCCTTTGATTGGCTTTATGGCAAATATACTCGATTTACtgatgtgacggttagcaggcGGCCAAAAAGATCACTTCGGCGGCCGTTTTAGGAGTCCTGCTAACCAATCCTCGTCTTGGCATCAGGTGGGCGTATTTCCACGGCTACAGGCTTTCCCTCCACGCCAGGCCACGGGTTTCATGCCCTTTGACGCTAGTCTCAAATGGGGCTTTTGTTGCTATCTTGTTCGACATCATCTATCTAAACGCTCTCACTGCGGTCGCTGCAGAGGGGAGCCGTTTTTGGCTCCTCGATCGACCATCATGCTCTCTCCAGTTATATGTAAGTCTCATAGTGCCGACCGTGTccttctctgcttccatccttcctACCATGAGCATCTCTCGCAGCTCTTCCAGTCCTTTTGAAGTCCGTCCTCGTCCACAAAACCGTTGTTATCCTCACCTTCTTTGTTCCTACTCCaggtttttctttgtttgccgGTTCCCCGCGGGCTGTGTCGATTATGGCACCTCGCTCCCGACCAGTTGGATCTGATGACAAAGAGAATCAGACTGATGCCGGTTCTACGGGGCTAGAGACCACACAGAGAAGAATCATGAAAAGTCCCAGCCTCATAAAAGCGCCCACCGGTGTGACAATTGCCATGGGTCAGTTTTTACAGACCATGCAACCGCCCAGTGCAAGCCAGATCATTCTTTTtgtctcttttctccttttgTCTCTTCTTGCTATATTGGCCTGCTGATACTGACTTGGCCACTCCGCGTGGGCTTGCCTGTGTCAATTGATGACTGATGCAGGGCGCTCTATAGGGATGGCTAATAGCGAGAAAATTGAAGGTATAGATTGGGCAGCTCTCCGAGGAATTGCTAGTCCTTGGAGAAGGAATCAGTACACCTTCAGAGATCTCAGTATCACGTTGTGCACCCCTATCAGTGACTGGACGAAGCTGAGGAGTTGATATCAGATAATGCCGAGGAAGTGAAAGAAGCGAAGAAATCTTGATCTCCATTACCCTCCGTGGTATAAGGCTGATTTCTCACGGCCTCGTCATTGAAGGGTGCAAATGGAGATTTTTTAAAAAGGCAAAATGCCAAAATTGTAGGAAATATTGTGCGGTTAGTTATTGCGCTTGTTGAAGATGGATCCCAACCAGCAAGTTGAGGAAACACTCCAAACTCGCCAGCCTCGATTGTGGACTCCCATAACAGCTTTAGCCAACATAAAGGCCACAATCCAAAAACATATCTCGTTGCCGATGAATTCTCAGGGTGAGACAATCTCCGAATTTCAGCGCGAACCATATTGATCCGCTGCAGTTGACAAGAAAGATCAATGCGCCCTGGATTCCACTTGGTTTCCCTGGGAGATATTGGCAAGGTTCTTATCCACTGGCCTATTGGCCGCTGGTTGAGAGATGGGGAAAACAAACCTGGATTTTCGTGTGGCCGCTCGCGTAGGCGTCAAGTTGACAGTCTTGGTGGGCAAGTCACTTGTAGACCTGGATTTCAGATGTCGCGAGTATATTGTTGTAAGAAGTGAGCAAAATAGATCCAGGGTATGGAGAGATTTATATACGCTGCCTTGTCAACACACAACCCCCAGGCACAGTCTCGCCTCAATAGCCACACTGGCACATCAACCACATACgcagtacaagtacagagtacggtaAATGAGATAAATCCACATAGTGCAATATTTTGCTACTAGAGCAGCtgtagtacagagtacaaatAGTAGCTAGCCCCTTCTGTAACGAAAGTGCTTCCCACCTAGTGTCCTTCACCCTAGTTCTCCCACTCCTCCTCGATCTATTACCCATATCTCGCAAGCAAAATTCATGGTCCCTGACAATGGCATTTGCGAAATAGGTTAGAGACCTGATGGATATCGTCTTTCTGCTTGTACGACGCTCCCCTTGCCACACACAGTGTTGTAACTAATCGGTTGCTTTGGATCAGGGACCACTATCATCGACTCACGGATCTCCCCAGGTAACAGAAAACCAGCTTTAATGTTTGCGAGCAATGAGGATCCTTCTGACTCCCACATCCTTAGACCAGTCTCATAATTTTGAAAAACAACAGCTTCGCCATGCTGATCTGTCGGGGTGCCAGTACACAGCACTGAGCCAGAGTAACCTCCCGCGCTGTCTACATCATCCTTAGACCGCCACAGCATTGCAACAGCCTGATCACTCGCTTCACGATCCCAAACATACTCACTTCCTAGAAGGACCGAATTCGCCACTGCGGGCGTTACCTTTGCCCCTTCAACCACTCTCCAGTTTTGTGTCTGAGCATTGAGAGCCACAGCATATAACGGCACCCCCGCAAGGACTTTTTCGTACGGGGCCCATGCAGAGATGATAGGATACCCAGGAGGGCTCACCACTTCAGGTAGAGTTTCTCCCTCGATTAAGGAGAGGTCATGCCGGTACCCGACCGGAAACGGGAGTATAGGGCTTGGGTTGTCGAAGCAGTGGGTAATCGTCCCGACCTATGATAATGGTGAGTGTAACTCCTTAAGGAGAGTGTATGGCTCTCAGACGAGGAATACCTTTGTATTCGTTTTAAAGAGCAGAATATCCTTGCCTGTTGGATTATTGGACAGGCTCTGGTCCGATACACCGTACGCGCGAGAATCACGGTCTAAGTGGGGATTTCGAAAACGATAGAGTGCGTTCTTTGCCCGAATCACCCAATCTGCAACACGCATGAGAAccactggcaatgcaggatTGCGCACATAAGCGTGAGTCACTGTTGTTAAAACCGTCTTTCCTCCTGGCAATTTCAACTTCAACCCCAAACACCCGACCGATTTTGCCTCTGTATCCGAGACAACTGCACCTGATTCGATATTTTGTGCTGTTGCACTAAACGTTGCTGTATCTAGAAGTACAACAAGCCCACCCACCTCACCCGGGTAGCCGAGGTTGTGGGTCCGCTCCACGTCTGCGATGCTATCGAACAACATGCGAAGGAAGCCTGCAATCAGTAACTGGGCCCCGAT
This sequence is a window from Aspergillus chevalieri M1 DNA, chromosome 5, nearly complete sequence. Protein-coding genes within it:
- a CDS encoding uncharacterized protein (COG:S;~EggNog:ENOG410PUBX), with protein sequence MDIKRLKSSHTTYPYPAVDDTDQDLDRRPEAEKREWEHRLIQRTDSMEWGTGERASLRAGLEQMTTRDNERLLRTHHRSLSKASIVYITSSPFGRRIWLISCNVPDITAGGLDIHILPAGYPLKSPLIPTPAAQFILAQSLVKGQINPRKFLTEQDLESLRILFPKAIGAQLLIAGFLRMLFDSIADVERTHNLGYPGEVGGLVVLLDTATFSATAQNIESGAVVSDTEAKSVGCLGLKLKLPGGKTVLTTVTHAYVRNPALPVVLMRVADWVIRAKNALYRFRNPHLDRDSRAYGVSDQSLSNNPTGKDILLFKTNTKVGTITHCFDNPSPILPFPVGYRHDLSLIEGETLPEVVSPPGYPIISAWAPYEKVLAGVPLYAVALNAQTQNWRVVEGAKVTPAVANSVLLGSEYVWDREASDQAVAMLWRSKDDVDSAGGYSGSVLCTGTPTDQHGEAVVFQNYETGLRMWESEGSSLLANIKAGFLLPGEIRESMIVVPDPKQPISYNTVCGKGSVVQAERRYPSGL